From Flavobacterium sp. 102, a single genomic window includes:
- a CDS encoding MG2 domain-containing protein, which yields MKHIYTIFLFFIYSSGFAQDFEKNWDKVIQLENEGKIKSANAIVTKIQSKATSTKNEVQLIKTFFYTSKYMLTLEEDAQRKVITNLQKRISKAPIATKAILNLIYARCLKSYLDENQNKVYSRTKRDTIEIKDFITWSLNDFESQIDSAYKNTLKKVEVLKKTPLNQYEPIFDYFLIEKFNNATLYDYLIQANIDHYIQKANQWEMPNFQLSKYNMNLLGTNEEFNSLKLDSIKSRSVSKVLLLFQKAHLKNTPSELELDRLLFCNKYIIRKDYALLKRLDNLQKQSKDTYLTQKIQLEKAILYKNLASKKDSKNYNAKAITILDSIIAIQNKSNAVKNAIHQKNWIISKELDLNMLQYTYEKEKTRALIRFKNVDSIQISFYKVNSKIFHIDFTNDSIAASYKSKNKKYIAQKYYLPNQKDYFNYSTEVLLPELELGNYIVLIEDLGETKSKLTYRKITVTNTTLLNYQNDNKLYFQTIHRKTGHPIANCQIKSDDFNLKTNDKGIAFFQLDLQKKDYKFQDKKIVVIHQNDTIQVLGNYIRNYYTDYESEIEAKVNFYIDRAIYRPGQTVYFKGIATQMLYNEQRILPNFLVKVIVEDANGDEFKSFELTTNEFGSFVGEFVLPKNGLTGQYSLSIEEPDDYEKDALYNSLLEEHPIWDNGEMNDSYNYFSVEEYKRPKFETKFEPVTETYTVKQKIKVVGIAKAFAGSKISDAKVTYTVERKSFNNWKDDWSNDEETLVSSETKTDADGKFNIEFEAIPAKDYTKENLPIFSYVITADVTDNNGETHSANTIVKVGYHTLNLDAILPYFVNSNEKESIVINSTNLNNQFVPVEGEIKIYYQKAFHNKFKKRVFSQPEIKSISDSDFEKLFPYENNEEATEKNTNGILVYTKKTNTAKEKSVPLNFISNYKSGHYKVVFSSNDKFNNPIETSTDFLLFQKKANNFPENSLVTIEQLNENTIKDGFAKILIKTALPELNLSVSAHFKDSLIYENNITVKNHQQEIRIPIASYVRKGFKLTLENIFENQYFKTDKIIVLKEDVPKISFEIESFRSKLEPGKEENWSFKIKENNAKIEAEVLASMYDASLDQFKTTQWSNLKNNERIYHNYYGKTELSSGMEYFRLNYSNQNNKRFEYQNERTQLMWFGFDINNTNSPSVLKEYQKQITKKAKKPANSKLITGIVSDRIGPLPGASIVVKGTNRSTQADFDGYYEIEAAFGEVLTVSFTGYNNRIVTVNTNEINVKLIDGMTLDEVVVEGYFSTKKAHTTVAQTTINSEIIENYPNTSFIQTLQGQIAGLNITSGSGSPGSGSSIVIRGIGSITANSEPLYVVDGVPITREEFLKLNPNDIAEAKVLKDAAATAIFGNRGSNGVIIISTKKTIEDLTKIKTRTNRNETAFFFPQIRTDKEGKISFKFNAPEELTEWKFRLLAHNKKALSGYLEKSVVTQKELMVFPNMPRFFRENDTIVISAKVANLTSELKTGMAILQLFDATTMENIDAKTMNSNAFRNFTITPSGNSVVSWKITIPQGLQGLQYKVIAKAGNYSDGEESALPVLTNNILVTETIPVWMREHSKKEYVLTNLKNNTSTTLRHHLFTLEYTSNPTWIAIQSLPYLMEYEHDCAEQLFSKYYANVLASEIINSNPKIASVFEQWKKSGKPISKLEQNEELKSLLLAETPWINDAQSEEEKKKNMATLFDLEKTKSNEEAILKKLKEKQKPSGGFAWFEDGNENEYITRHIVSGLGHLQKLKIKKETIDSFTEITKKAIDYLDSKYLDNNSISKDYKIWNTQYADLHYLYMRTFYLESNPMNEKAKAIATKQLEVVKTDWLTYSIYNKGLAAMILNRFGDKNTAKKIIESLKETSATNEDSGMYWIENKAGWYWYQSPIETQTLLIEVFTEITDDNKSIDAMKVWLLKNKQTKSWNTTKATTEAIYALLYQGSDWLSVKDNTKIKIGNNKILTSKLAENEKEAETGYVKMNWKADEISNDMANISFENNSKVPNYGGIYWQYFEDLDQIKSSDKAAMTVAKELYLKKNTNNGQQLEKITSKNPLKIGDLITVRLVIETKEDMEFIHLKDMRASCFEPVDVLSKYEWKERTSYYKSTKDAATHFFFDNLNKGTYVIEYDIRVNNKGDFSNGITSIESMYAPEFTSHTKGIRINVSE from the coding sequence ATGAAGCATATATACACCATCTTTTTATTCTTTATCTATTCATCTGGTTTTGCACAAGATTTTGAGAAAAATTGGGACAAGGTAATTCAACTTGAGAATGAAGGAAAAATAAAATCTGCCAATGCAATAGTAACAAAAATTCAATCTAAAGCTACTAGCACCAAAAATGAAGTACAACTAATAAAAACATTTTTTTATACTTCAAAATACATGTTGACTTTGGAAGAAGATGCACAAAGAAAAGTAATCACCAATCTTCAAAAAAGAATCTCTAAAGCACCTATCGCAACAAAAGCAATACTTAATTTGATTTATGCACGATGCTTAAAATCATACCTAGATGAAAATCAAAATAAAGTCTACAGTCGTACTAAACGAGACACAATTGAAATCAAAGATTTTATCACTTGGAGTTTGAATGATTTTGAAAGTCAAATAGACAGCGCCTACAAGAATACTTTAAAAAAAGTTGAAGTATTAAAAAAAACACCCTTAAATCAATATGAACCCATTTTTGATTACTTCCTAATAGAAAAATTCAACAACGCTACATTATACGATTATTTAATTCAGGCGAATATTGATCATTATATTCAAAAAGCCAACCAATGGGAAATGCCAAATTTCCAACTTTCAAAATACAATATGAATTTATTAGGGACGAATGAAGAATTTAATTCGTTGAAACTGGATAGTATAAAAAGTAGATCTGTCTCAAAAGTTCTCCTCTTATTCCAAAAAGCCCATCTGAAAAACACTCCTTCCGAACTCGAATTAGATCGTCTCTTGTTCTGCAACAAGTATATAATCAGAAAAGACTATGCCCTTTTAAAAAGACTTGACAATTTACAAAAACAATCAAAAGACACCTATTTAACTCAAAAAATCCAACTTGAGAAAGCTATACTATATAAAAATTTAGCCTCAAAAAAAGATTCTAAAAATTATAACGCTAAAGCCATTACTATTCTAGACAGTATTATAGCAATTCAAAACAAATCAAACGCTGTAAAAAATGCAATACATCAAAAAAATTGGATAATCTCGAAAGAACTTGATCTAAACATGCTCCAATATACTTATGAAAAAGAAAAGACCAGAGCTCTAATTCGCTTCAAAAATGTAGATTCAATTCAGATTTCATTTTACAAAGTAAACAGTAAAATTTTCCATATCGATTTTACCAATGATAGTATCGCAGCAAGTTACAAATCAAAGAACAAAAAATATATCGCTCAGAAATACTATTTGCCAAACCAAAAAGATTATTTCAACTACAGCACAGAGGTTCTTCTTCCCGAACTAGAATTGGGCAATTATATTGTTTTAATTGAAGACTTGGGCGAAACGAAATCGAAATTAACTTACAGAAAAATCACAGTAACAAATACAACGTTGTTAAACTACCAAAACGACAATAAATTATATTTCCAAACTATTCATAGAAAAACAGGACATCCAATTGCCAATTGTCAGATAAAAAGCGATGATTTCAATTTAAAAACAAACGATAAGGGAATAGCCTTTTTTCAACTTGACCTTCAAAAGAAAGACTATAAGTTTCAAGATAAAAAAATAGTAGTAATCCATCAAAATGACACTATTCAAGTACTCGGCAACTATATCAGAAACTATTATACAGATTACGAATCTGAAATTGAAGCTAAAGTAAATTTCTATATCGACAGAGCGATTTATCGTCCAGGGCAAACTGTGTATTTCAAAGGCATTGCGACGCAAATGTTGTATAATGAACAAAGAATATTGCCTAACTTTTTAGTAAAAGTTATTGTAGAAGATGCCAATGGAGACGAATTCAAATCATTTGAACTAACCACTAATGAATTTGGATCTTTTGTTGGCGAATTTGTACTGCCAAAAAATGGCTTAACCGGACAATACAGCCTAAGTATTGAAGAACCTGATGATTACGAAAAAGATGCACTTTACAATTCGTTATTGGAAGAGCATCCTATTTGGGACAATGGAGAAATGAATGACTCTTACAACTATTTTAGTGTAGAAGAATACAAACGCCCTAAGTTTGAAACCAAATTTGAACCCGTTACAGAAACCTATACCGTAAAACAAAAAATAAAAGTTGTCGGAATAGCAAAAGCCTTTGCGGGAAGTAAAATATCCGATGCTAAAGTAACTTATACTGTTGAAAGAAAATCGTTCAACAATTGGAAAGATGATTGGTCAAATGATGAAGAAACCCTAGTTTCATCAGAAACAAAAACCGATGCTGATGGTAAATTTAATATTGAATTCGAAGCCATTCCGGCTAAAGATTATACCAAAGAAAACCTGCCTATTTTCAGCTATGTAATCACAGCCGATGTAACTGATAATAACGGAGAAACTCACTCGGCAAATACAATTGTTAAAGTAGGTTATCACACTTTAAATTTAGACGCAATCCTTCCTTACTTTGTGAATTCGAACGAGAAAGAAAGCATCGTAATCAATAGTACTAACCTCAATAATCAATTCGTTCCCGTAGAAGGAGAAATAAAAATATATTATCAGAAAGCATTTCATAATAAATTCAAAAAAAGAGTTTTCAGTCAACCGGAAATAAAATCTATTTCTGATTCAGATTTTGAAAAACTATTTCCTTATGAAAACAACGAGGAAGCAACTGAGAAAAACACCAATGGAATTTTGGTCTACACAAAAAAAACCAACACTGCAAAGGAAAAATCGGTGCCATTAAATTTTATTTCTAATTATAAATCAGGGCATTACAAAGTAGTTTTTTCATCCAATGATAAATTCAATAATCCGATTGAAACCTCAACTGATTTTCTACTCTTCCAAAAAAAAGCTAATAATTTTCCTGAAAACAGTTTGGTAACAATCGAACAACTCAACGAAAATACGATAAAAGATGGCTTTGCCAAGATATTGATTAAAACTGCTTTACCTGAACTAAATCTTTCGGTTAGTGCTCATTTTAAAGACAGTCTCATTTACGAAAATAATATTACGGTGAAAAACCACCAACAAGAAATTAGAATACCGATTGCAAGTTATGTGCGCAAAGGATTTAAATTAACCCTAGAAAACATTTTTGAAAATCAATATTTTAAAACAGATAAAATAATTGTACTTAAAGAAGATGTTCCAAAAATTAGTTTCGAAATCGAAAGCTTCAGAAGTAAATTAGAACCAGGAAAAGAAGAAAATTGGTCTTTCAAGATCAAAGAAAACAATGCTAAAATTGAAGCCGAAGTCTTAGCTTCTATGTATGACGCTTCATTAGATCAATTTAAAACTACTCAATGGAGTAACTTGAAAAATAACGAAAGAATATACCATAATTACTATGGCAAAACGGAACTCAGCAGCGGAATGGAATATTTTCGCTTAAATTATTCAAATCAAAACAATAAAAGATTTGAATACCAAAATGAACGTACACAACTAATGTGGTTCGGTTTTGACATTAACAATACCAATAGTCCAAGTGTTCTTAAGGAATACCAAAAACAAATTACCAAAAAAGCAAAAAAACCAGCCAACTCCAAACTAATAACAGGTATTGTTTCGGATAGAATCGGACCTTTACCGGGAGCGAGCATAGTAGTAAAGGGAACTAACAGAAGTACACAAGCAGACTTCGATGGCTATTACGAAATTGAAGCTGCCTTTGGAGAAGTATTAACTGTTTCTTTTACAGGTTATAATAATAGAATTGTAACCGTAAATACAAACGAAATAAATGTCAAATTGATAGATGGCATGACATTAGATGAAGTTGTAGTAGAGGGATATTTTTCAACCAAAAAAGCACATACTACGGTTGCTCAAACTACTATTAATTCTGAAATTATTGAAAACTATCCAAATACATCATTTATTCAAACATTACAAGGTCAAATAGCCGGTTTAAACATAACTAGCGGGTCAGGTTCGCCGGGAAGCGGAAGTAGTATTGTAATCAGAGGCATTGGTTCCATTACTGCCAATTCAGAACCATTGTATGTAGTGGATGGCGTTCCAATAACAAGAGAAGAATTTTTAAAATTAAATCCGAACGACATTGCAGAGGCTAAAGTATTAAAAGATGCAGCGGCTACAGCTATTTTCGGAAACAGAGGAAGCAATGGTGTAATTATCATTAGTACCAAAAAAACCATAGAAGATTTAACCAAAATAAAAACACGAACCAACAGAAACGAAACCGCTTTCTTCTTTCCACAAATTCGCACCGATAAAGAAGGAAAAATAAGTTTCAAATTCAATGCACCCGAAGAACTGACCGAATGGAAATTTCGCTTATTGGCTCACAATAAAAAAGCACTTTCAGGCTATTTAGAAAAAAGTGTGGTAACCCAAAAAGAATTAATGGTTTTCCCTAATATGCCGCGCTTTTTTAGAGAAAATGACACTATCGTTATTTCGGCAAAAGTGGCTAATTTAACTTCTGAACTCAAAACCGGAATGGCCATCTTGCAACTCTTTGACGCAACAACTATGGAAAACATCGACGCTAAAACGATGAATAGTAATGCCTTTCGCAACTTTACCATTACGCCTTCGGGCAATAGTGTTGTGAGTTGGAAAATAACCATTCCGCAAGGTTTACAAGGATTGCAATACAAAGTAATTGCCAAAGCAGGAAATTATTCCGACGGAGAAGAAAGTGCTTTACCAGTGCTTACCAATAACATTTTGGTGACCGAAACCATTCCGGTTTGGATGAGAGAACACAGCAAAAAAGAATATGTGCTGACCAATTTAAAAAACAACACTTCCACTACACTTCGTCATCATTTGTTTACTTTGGAATACACCAGTAATCCAACTTGGATTGCTATTCAATCCTTACCGTATTTGATGGAATATGAGCATGATTGTGCCGAGCAATTGTTTTCCAAATACTATGCTAATGTATTGGCTTCAGAGATTATCAATAGTAATCCAAAAATTGCCAGCGTTTTTGAACAATGGAAAAAATCAGGGAAACCAATTTCCAAATTGGAACAAAACGAAGAACTCAAATCGTTGCTTTTAGCCGAAACACCTTGGATAAATGATGCGCAAAGCGAAGAAGAAAAGAAAAAGAATATGGCAACGCTATTCGATTTAGAAAAAACAAAATCTAATGAAGAAGCCATTCTCAAAAAATTAAAAGAAAAACAAAAACCTTCCGGCGGCTTTGCTTGGTTTGAAGATGGAAATGAAAACGAATACATTACCAGACATATCGTTAGCGGATTAGGACATCTTCAAAAATTAAAGATTAAAAAAGAAACTATCGATAGTTTCACTGAGATTACAAAAAAGGCCATTGATTATTTAGATAGTAAATACTTGGATAATAATAGTATCTCTAAAGATTATAAAATCTGGAATACGCAATACGCTGATTTGCACTATTTGTACATGAGAACTTTTTATTTGGAAAGTAATCCGATGAATGAAAAAGCAAAAGCCATTGCTACTAAACAATTGGAAGTGGTAAAAACAGATTGGCTGACTTATTCAATTTACAACAAAGGATTGGCTGCAATGATTTTGAATCGATTCGGAGATAAAAATACTGCCAAAAAAATCATCGAAAGCCTCAAAGAAACTTCAGCCACAAATGAAGATTCAGGCATGTATTGGATTGAAAATAAAGCCGGTTGGTATTGGTATCAATCACCAATAGAAACCCAAACACTATTAATAGAAGTATTCACTGAAATAACCGATGACAACAAATCTATCGACGCGATGAAAGTTTGGCTTTTGAAAAACAAACAAACCAAAAGTTGGAATACCACCAAAGCCACAACTGAAGCGATTTATGCCTTGTTATACCAGGGAAGCGATTGGTTATCGGTAAAAGACAATACTAAAATAAAAATTGGCAACAACAAAATCCTAACCTCAAAACTGGCAGAAAACGAAAAAGAAGCCGAAACCGGTTATGTAAAAATGAATTGGAAAGCCGATGAAATCAGTAATGATATGGCAAATATTTCTTTTGAGAATAATTCGAAAGTACCTAATTATGGCGGCATTTATTGGCAATACTTTGAAGATTTAGACCAAATAAAATCGAGTGACAAAGCGGCCATGACAGTAGCAAAAGAACTGTACCTGAAGAAAAATACGAATAACGGTCAACAATTGGAAAAAATCACATCCAAAAACCCTCTGAAAATTGGCGATTTAATAACCGTACGATTGGTAATTGAAACCAAAGAAGACATGGAATTTATTCATTTAAAAGACATGAGAGCTTCTTGCTTTGAACCGGTTGACGTACTTTCGAAATACGAATGGAAAGAAAGAACCAGCTACTATAAAAGCACAAAAGACGCTGCAACACATTTCTTTTTTGATAATCTAAACAAAGGAACTTATGTGATTGAATATGACATTAGAGTAAACAACAAAGGCGATTTTTCTAACGGAATTACATCCATAGAAAGTATGTATGCGCCCGAATTCACTAGTCATACCAAAGGCATCAGAATCAATGTTAGCGAATAA